The Citrus sinensis cultivar Valencia sweet orange chromosome 4, DVS_A1.0, whole genome shotgun sequence DNA segment AAATCCACAAGATAAACCACTGTATTACTGTCTGCAAACTGATAATGTTAGATGCTTTAAGTGACAACAATAGTGTTCGGAATCCCAATATTTGAATCCCAACTACTATACATCACTCATCATTCATTGGATGATGAATTTcataacttgtaaaattattattttaccatcCGATAGATGAATGCAACATCAGTTGGGACTCAAGTTAGGATTCAAATGTTTGGGATTCATAGCTAGCATTACTCAAAGTGACAGTGGTCtgaaatgttaaaaatgaGTACAACCAAGATGGTTTCTGGAtcacaagaaataaaaataattgattaacGTGGAAGCATCAGGATAAGAGTACCACAGTGGTGGCAAGAAGAAATGGACCTAAAAGAATccaataaatattaatgatggatgtaataaaatatcctATACATGGCACATATACGTGTCATTCTAAAAGAGGAAAGAAGCAAAGTGCCTAAAGGAATGGATACCACTTGAGCAGAGAGAAGGCAATGATCGCATCAAAGGTTACTTTACTAAATGGCACTGCTTTATTCCCAAAAGAGGTATGCACTTTTGTAGAAAATCAGTAGATATGCCCTAATGAATCCTGGGACAACTAGGTGAATAATTACCATGGCAGCCAGAAAAGTTTCTCCAGATGGTCAACAAGATTTCCTAACCACCAGAAGGGAAAAGGTCAAACACTAAGATTATTAAGCATAATCAGGCTGAGCAATGTTCATCAATGGTTAACTCCAAACTCGAACAACATTACACCAACATTCACAGCCTCAATCACTAAACATGCACTGTGTGTTTCATTGATGACCAGAACAATCTAATAATGGCCATGTTCAAGGCATATGCCAGAGAAATTCTTTATTACGATTAGTGTGGCAAAATACCAGGCTAAACTTTCCTAACAAGATTTCCCAACATTTGGTATATGCCTAAGAGTGTAGAAGCATCATAAAATTTACCTAAGAGAACAGATTCCATAAACAATTAAGCATATAAGGTAAGAAATATAGCATAGATGTCACTTTTCAGATCCACAGGGCCTACCATTACACTTCAAGATAagacacaaaaataaatcaataccACTATGGAAGGACACATGAACTCTTTATGGGtatcaaattatatttcacCTCAAGACTCCAAACAAACCAAAATAAGAACTCAAAAATAGCATATGCAAATTAAAGAGCAGGGCCCAATATATCTGCACAAAACCatataaatactaataaatatgtGCTGTTATTTAATAACATGTTTGAAAATTCAATTGGATACCAATAATATGATCAGTTTCTACCTCTGATTAGTTAGGCCTACAGAATTCCGGTATTCCTCGGAGTACCTCCTTTTGGATTGCAATGAATTCATCCGtagttcaaaaaataaaaaaataaaaatttgggcATTGGTTTTGGGGTGGGTGGTGTTTAGGCACTACAACGCGTTACAATATACATGCTCCTAACATAGGAGAAATTCAGTTTCCTATTTATCAGCAACCCTATTGACATCcagcattaattaattaatccacCATATTGCTCAATTGCtaggaaacaaataaaaaatctggAAGATAGGCCAAGTATGCTAGAGGCAGCTAAAATAGGCACAATGTGAAGTCTATTGGTGCTAGAATTATGGGAAGCACTGTGGACAAGCGAGTTTTAGTTAGGCATTTTAAGCCATTGTGGGGCATTACTTTTTGATTGGTAATAATGAAATGCATGGATACATGTGTGGAACCCAAACATTGCGAGGCACTATGAGCACAAGAACTCAACACTTCAGCTTCTGTTCATGGCATCCTTGCACTCCTATCAATGGTTATCTACCTCAGGTCACTTTTTTCCGATACTAAGGAACAAGTCTCCTCTTTTAGAGATTACATACAAAGAACTCCTAAACCTCAGACATTAGAggaaaatctaaaataaatctCTACCAAGAAAATCACAGTGAGTTGTAAGCTGCATAATAGCAAATTATAAGACCAAAGCCCGATTCCTGATCAATCGgagagataaattaatttagaaagaataaaaatgtgAGTCGTTCATTGAATGgataaaacaaacacaaatggAACTAAAGCAGATGAGTTTTGCTTGAGGAAGCCAGAGTCCATAGCTCATCGCATGGGACTTCCTAAATTGCAATCATCTCagaaatttataaagatataaacattataagaaaatggaaacaaaattcataaagaaATTTGTGATTCAGCCTTCTACTGGCctcaaatgaaaaagaaggtCAAACATAACTCTACTTTTCCATGTTAAACATATTTCTGTCTATTTCTCTTATCAAAAGTTCAAATTCGTTCCATTAGGTTATTGTACTGTAATCGGAAATGGCCTCAAAGCTCCCATCGCGATTGAAGGGTTTTCTTTAttgagttatttatttatattttatgtttaaatgAGTATGGAAACACAAGGGCAAAAATTCCTATGTACTTTCATACTTTGTCTCCTTTGGCAATTGCTGATTAGAAAGATTGGCAGAAAGTGCATAACAAATACAATGAAAAGACTAGAATAAATGAACATTTTTAAACCTTTACTAAGATGTCTAACAGTTGCATGACTAAAAGAATTATCTCTGATATTCAAAGTTTAGGAGaatacaatgatttttacttGTCAAGTATTTCCAAGTTATCCACGTTTCAAAGGGAAAATCCCACTAATTTATtggaaataattgaaaaaatagggAGCAATTTTAGGCGAAATAATACACACAGGAGCAACCATTCTCGTTCAATAGAAACAAAAGATCTATCATCcttaaaaagcaataaaaatagtGTGGCCTTAAAGGAATCCTCCATAAATGACTAAAGAAAAGCCGGGTGGACTAACTAAGCATAAAGATCAGTGGATCAGCAAGAAAGgctaaaaagtaaaaatcataattatgcAATTCTGCCACTATTTTAAGTTAACAAACAAATAGACTGAAACAATGTGTGTCAAAAGTAATAATCCTACTTAAATGACTGATGGAAAACATTGTGGGGTAAAATCAACATATGGTAGCATAACACATGCACTAGTCCACAAAACTGATCTCATCCTCGGAAAATCCTTTGCTAAAATGCCCCAACATGGTTATCTCAAAGAACGAGCATATGTAAAGCCTATCTTGCAGGAGGTGGTGGAATGCGGGAGTTTGCCATTCCAACCCATGCAACAATTCCAACAGCAAGGATTACCCATCCAAATATATCGTACTTTAGATCACTGCTCTTCTTCTTGGAActctaaaagaaaacaatcaaatttgaggcccaaaagaaaaaaactaggGACACAAAAGATGATtattgtaaaatgaaataatttaatagcaACACCATGTACGTATGTATAAGCTCTTCGACACATCCTCTCGTCTCATGCAGACATTTCTAGAATACAACAACGATGAATAAATCAGCAGCTATATGCCCATCTGACTATAAAGTCCAATGTTTCCAGTATAAAATCGAATGATTACAACAGAAATAAGAATTAGATACTAATAGAAGGATAGGGGGAATCGTGCTAGTAGGAAACAAAGATCCCATTCGAGTACTAATGTCAGCCATGAGATTGAATCATAGAGAAATTGTCAACCCagatattttcctttctttttttctttttgactagataaaaaaatggttcaaaagaaaatttcatagAGGGGCTTTACACACAATTTACCCTTTGGTAATCAAATTTCCAACATAATTGAAGAGTGCGTCTGTGGCAGGCCAATTGATGCACAAAACCCTAAaagctttaatttattgtgaAGTAATTTCAACATTTCCAGAACATCACAAAGATGGCAAATTGCTATCTATCAGCTAGAGATTACTCACGAAGAAAACTAAAAAGCCATTTTCATTTGGTGAACACATATGCAAAAATTTACCTGGCaaagatggaaaaaaaaattattttggtttgCACTAAGAAAATCACAATAATCTAGAACCCAAACCTGTGCATTAGAAGCAGAAGATCCTCCACCGAGAGTCTGCTGATTAATTCCATGTTTATGGAGCTCCATGTGCAGTTCCGGTGCCTAGGCAGACAAGATATTTGATGACTTCAGCACATGAAGACATAACAAAAAAGGGATATTTAATCCCTAGTTCACAAGGAATAGTCTAAAATTTGAGCACTCGTCCTTGTAATTCAACACCTGCCAGAACCTGGCAGAGTTCCCAAGACGAACTCAGTTTACCCATGTCCAGTCAACTCATAGTATACAAGATAAATGTCAAGATGAAGACTAGGAAGAAAACCTTAAAGCTCTACACGATAAACTGATGTGAATTTGAACATTCCTTACAAACCCAACCCATGCTACTAGCCAATCAATTATTAGGCGAATTCTCTAACATTGACAGTGGACAAATAGCATCCACGTGAAAACTTCAATATCAAAACTAGCACTTAcatattcaaacaaaaataaaaacaagtaaGAAAGCAATACCTTAGTACTGACTTCTAAAGATTTCTGATAGAGCTCATTAGTTGGTTCCTACAATGATAAATTCCACGTTACTAAACTTCTAGCAGATTATGtaacatttgaaaattaaatatttttatagctAGAAAACTCAGTAGATTACCTCATCTACTGCTCTTTGGAAACACTCTGACGCCTTATCAAAATCACCTTTTGCCTCAGAGAGATCGGCAGTCAAAAATCCACAAGAGGTGTGAGCATTTCCGAGACTCCATAAAGTATAATGCTTTGCAGGATCTATCACTAAAGCctcctcaaattttgaaatggcTTCTGTAAACAGATATGGTTCATtccattaacaaaaataaattaaaaaaaacaaagagaataATTAGCAGCTATCAAAAGTGCTAATTTGAATTACTAAAGAAAAACATCAACCATTTATTATCTTCTTGGAGTCAGAGACACTTTCAAATTGAGACAATTCAAGCAATGCTTCTCCCCACCTTGTGAGATTCTGCATAATGTTTGTGATCAAATAGTTCAGTAAAACTACCAAACAAAAACTTTACAGgcaaaggaaaataaatgataacaCTAAATAACTTCTTCTTAATCggaaaataacattttaatta contains these protein-coding regions:
- the LOC102631076 gene encoding mitochondrial import receptor subunit TOM20-like isoform X1; this encodes MEFSQSDFDRLLLSEHNRKTAEANYAKDPLDADNLTRWGEALLELSQFESVSDSKKIINEAISKFEEALVIDPAKHYTLWSLGNAHTSCGFLTADLSEAKGDFDKASECFQRAVDEEPTNELYQKSLEVSTKAPELHMELHKHGINQQTLGGGSSASNAQSSKKKSSDLKYDIFGWVILAVGIVAWVGMANSRIPPPPAR
- the LOC102631076 gene encoding mitochondrial import receptor subunit TOM20-like isoform X2 — its product is MEFSQSDFDRLLLSEHNRKTAEANYAKDPLDADNLTRWGEALLELSQFESVSDSKKIINEAISKFEEALVIDPAKHYTLWSLGNAHTSCGFLTADLSEAKGDFDKASECFQRAVDEEPTNELYQKSLEVSTKAPELHMELHKHGINQQTLGGGSSASNAQKCLHETRGCVEELIHTYMVLLLNYFILQ